ACGTAGACGAGGCGGATGCCGAGCGCGAGACGCGAATGATCTTGGGGCTGTACCGGCGCTTCGCGGAGGAATGGATGGCGATGCCGGTGATCACGGGCATCAAGACGGCGAGCGAGAAGTTCGCGGGCGCGCTCCGCACTTTCGCGATCGAGGCGATGATGCAAGACAACCGGGCCCTTCAGGCCGGCACATCGCACAACCTGGGGCAGAACTTCGCGAAGGCGTTCGAGGTGAAGTTCCAGACGGCCGAAGGCGGCATGGACCACGTGTGGAACACGTCGTGGGGCGTCTCGACCCGCCTGATCGGCGCGCTCATCATGACGCACGGCGATGACGTCGGCATCATCTGCCCGCCGCGGCTCGCGCCGGTGCAGGTGGTGATAGTGCCGATCTACAAGACCGACACCGAGCGGGCGGCGGTGATGGAGGTCTCCACCAAGTCCCTGGAGATGCTGCGTGCCGCCGGCATTCGCGTCGAGCTGGATGGTCGCGAGGGATTGAAGCCCGGGGCCAAGTACTATGAGTGGGAGGGGCGTGGGGTGCCCCTTCGGCTCGAGATCGGCCCGCGTGACGTGGGGCAGGGCCAGGTCACGGCGGCGCAGCGCACCGGCGGGGAGTCGCCGATCCGCATCGTGGACCTGGTGGAGGGCGTGACGTTGCGGCTCGAGTCCATCCAGCGCGAGTTGCTCGAGAAGGCGCGCGCGTGGCGCGAGGAGCATACGCGGCGCGGCGTGACCAAGGACGAGCTGATCGCGATGATGGAAGGGGAGGGCGGCTTCGCCTACGGCGGCTTCTGCGGGAGCGGGGAGTGCGAGGCCGCGATCAAGGAGCGGACCAAGGCTACGGTCCGCGTGCTCCCGGACGAGGAGTTCCGGAGCCATCCTTCGCCGACGCGCTGCGTGTGGTGCGACGCGTCGTCCGTAGCCGAGGCGGTGTGGGCGAAGGCGTACTAGCGGTCGAGGGGGTCACCCTCCGGGAGATCGCCGGGGCCGCCGGCACCCCGGTGTACGTCTACAGCGCCGGCCGCATCCGCGAACAGTATCGTGCCTTGTCAGCCGCCCTGGCTCCGGTGCGGCACCGCATCTGCTACTCCGTCAAAGCCAACGGCAACCTGGCCATCCTCTCGCTCATGAAGTCGCTCGGCGCGGGCGTGGACATCGTCTCTTCCGGCGAGCTGGCGCGCGCGCTGACGGCGGGCTTCACCGGCGCCGACGTGGTGTTCAGCGGCGTCGGGAAGACGGCCGACGAGATGCGCGCGGCCCTCGCGGCCGGCGTAGGCATGATAAACGTGGAGTCGGAGGAGGAGCTGGCGGCCCTCGCCGCAGTGGCGCAGGGGACGGGCGCGGTAGCGAGCGTCGCGATACGGGTGAACCCCGAGGTCGCGGTGGACACCCATCCGTATACCACGACCGGCACGAGGGGGAAGAAGTTCGGCGTGCCGTTCGACGAGGCGGAGGAGCTGGCATTCCGCGCCTCGAGGACCCCGGGGCTCGCGCTGATCGGCCTCGCGATGCACATCGGCTCGGGGATCACCGACACCGCACCGTTCGTGGAAGCGATGCTCAAGGTCATGGAGGTCGTGCACGGCCTCAGGCGGCGGGGAGTCGGGTCGCTCACCACGCTCGACTTGGGCGGGGGGCTGGGCATCCGCTATCAGGAGAGCGACCGGCCGTTGGACGTGAATGCCTACGCGGACGCCGTGCTCCCACACGTCGCGACGTCGGGGCTCGGTCTGGTGGTGGAGCCGGGACGCTTCCTGGTGGGCAGCGCGGGCATTCTGGTCACGCGGGTGCTATACCGCAAGAAGTCGGGCGGACGGATGATCGCGATCGTGGATGCCGGGATGACGGACCTCATCCGGCCCAGCCACTACCAGGCGTATCACGAGATCACCGTTGACTCGGCGGACGGCAGGCCTCTCGTCGCCTACGACGTCGTGGGGCCGATCTGCGAGTCGGGGGACTTCTTCGCGCTGGACCGCGAGTTGCCGGAGCTGTCGCAAGGAGATCTCCTGCGGTTGGGTGGCGCCGGGGCGTACGGTTTCGTCATGACCTCCACCTACAACGCCCGTCCGCGCCCTCCCGAGGTGCTGGTGGACGGAGACCGCTTCGGAGTCGTCCGTGAGCGCGAGTCCCCGGAGGACCTGATGCGCGGCGAGTGCCTGGAACCCGAGTGGAGGAGCGCCGGGTGAGCGAGTCCCAGCGCATCCTCATCCTCGATTTCGGGTCGCAGTTCACCCAGCTCATCGCGCGGCGGGTGCGCGAGTCCCACGTCTTCTGCGAGATCCATCCCCCAACGCGCGGCCTCGCGTGGATCAGGGCCTACGACCCGGTCGGTGTCATCCTCTCCGGCGGGCCCAACTCGGTCTACGACGAGGGAGTCCCCACGACCGACCCGGGCGTTTTCGACCTCGGCGTGCCGGTGTTGGGCGTGTGCTACGGGATGCAGCTGATGGCGCACCTCATGGGCGGCGAGGTGAAGAACTCGGGCGAGCGCGAGTACGGGCGTGCGGAAGTCGAGATCCTCGGCAGCGAGGATCTGTTCGCCGGGTTCGGCGCGGGCTCGCGCGCGACGGTGTGGGCCTCCCACGGCGACCGCGTCGAAGTGGCGCCGGATGCCTGGACGGTGCTCGCGCGCAGCGCCAACGCGCCGGTGGCCGCGTTCCGTCATCGGGAGCGGCCCCTCTTCGGCGTGCAGTTCCACCCGGAAGTCGTGCACACCCCGCGCGGCGGCGAGATCATCCAGAACTTCCTGTTCCGGATCTGCCATGCGAGCCCGTCCTGGACCGCGGGGCACTTCGTCGAGAACGCGGTGCGCGACATTGGTGAGAAGGTGGCCGACCGGCGTGCGATCTGCGGCCTTTCGGGCGGGGTGGACTCGGCGGTGGCCGCGGCCCTGGTCTATCGCGCCATCGGCAAGCGGCTCACCTGCATCTTCGTGGACCACGGCCTGCTGCGCGGTGGCGAGCGCGAGCAGGTCGAGCGCACGTTCAAGGCCGAGTT
The sequence above is a segment of the Gemmatimonadales bacterium genome. Coding sequences within it:
- the lysA gene encoding diaminopimelate decarboxylase, whose amino-acid sequence is MGEGVLAVEGVTLREIAGAAGTPVYVYSAGRIREQYRALSAALAPVRHRICYSVKANGNLAILSLMKSLGAGVDIVSSGELARALTAGFTGADVVFSGVGKTADEMRAALAAGVGMINVESEEELAALAAVAQGTGAVASVAIRVNPEVAVDTHPYTTTGTRGKKFGVPFDEAEELAFRASRTPGLALIGLAMHIGSGITDTAPFVEAMLKVMEVVHGLRRRGVGSLTTLDLGGGLGIRYQESDRPLDVNAYADAVLPHVATSGLGLVVEPGRFLVGSAGILVTRVLYRKKSGGRMIAIVDAGMTDLIRPSHYQAYHEITVDSADGRPLVAYDVVGPICESGDFFALDRELPELSQGDLLRLGGAGAYGFVMTSTYNARPRPPEVLVDGDRFGVVRERESPEDLMRGECLEPEWRSAG
- the proS gene encoding proline--tRNA ligase; translated protein: MSDGGGITPRAKDFSAWYNDAIMRAELADYSPVRGCMVIRPNGYAIWELMQRALDDMFKATGHRNAYFPLLIPQSFLAKEAEHVEGFAPQTAVVTRGGGKELDEPLVIRPTSETIIYAMFAKWIQSYRDLPLLINQWCNIVRWEMRTRLFLRTTEFLWQEGHTAHVDEADAERETRMILGLYRRFAEEWMAMPVITGIKTASEKFAGALRTFAIEAMMQDNRALQAGTSHNLGQNFAKAFEVKFQTAEGGMDHVWNTSWGVSTRLIGALIMTHGDDVGIICPPRLAPVQVVIVPIYKTDTERAAVMEVSTKSLEMLRAAGIRVELDGREGLKPGAKYYEWEGRGVPLRLEIGPRDVGQGQVTAAQRTGGESPIRIVDLVEGVTLRLESIQRELLEKARAWREEHTRRGVTKDELIAMMEGEGGFAYGGFCGSGECEAAIKERTKATVRVLPDEEFRSHPSPTRCVWCDASSVAEAVWAKAY
- the guaA gene encoding glutamine-hydrolyzing GMP synthase — translated: MSESQRILILDFGSQFTQLIARRVRESHVFCEIHPPTRGLAWIRAYDPVGVILSGGPNSVYDEGVPTTDPGVFDLGVPVLGVCYGMQLMAHLMGGEVKNSGEREYGRAEVEILGSEDLFAGFGAGSRATVWASHGDRVEVAPDAWTVLARSANAPVAAFRHRERPLFGVQFHPEVVHTPRGGEIIQNFLFRICHASPSWTAGHFVENAVRDIGEKVADRRAICGLSGGVDSAVAAALVYRAIGKRLTCIFVDHGLLRGGEREQVERTFKAELGADLIVVDARRRFLDRLAGVEDPEEKRRRIGHTFIDVFEEAAKGVGGEVGFLVQGTLYPDVIESVSPRGGPSVTIKTHHNVGGLRPDLPFALIEPLRELFKDEVRQVGRELGLPEDIVRRHPFPGPGLAVRILGPVDAERVAVLQKADAIYLEEIREAGLYDQIWQAFAVLLPTRTVGVQGDFRTYGNVVALRAVTSHDGMTADWYHFPHEVLGRIATRITNEVKGVNRVVYDVSSKPPATIEWE